GGCCACTCCTCGACGCTGATGTCGGCGAACCCGGCCTCGTCGAGGAACTTGACCCACACCTGCTCCTGCAGCACCCAGCGCGGCATCCACGCGGCCTCGCCGTCCTGCGTCTTCACCGCGATCTGCCGGGAGACGACGTCGGCCTCGGCGACGTCCCCGGACAGGAAGTGGGCCAGCGTGGAGAACACCAGCCGCCCGCCCGGCGACAGCGCCCCACACGCCGCCGGCAGCAGCTGCCGCGGATCGGTGAAGTCGACCGCCCCGAACACGCTGTACAGCACGTCGTAGGAGCCGCGCGCGGCCTGCAGGTGAGCGACGACATTCGCGCCGACGATCCGCAGGCGCGGCACCTGCCCGAACGGGTCGGCGGCCATCGCAGTCTGGGCGGGCGAGGCGTCCACGGCGTCCACCCGGGCCATCGGCTGCCGCACCGCCAGGTGCGCGGCGTGCCGGGGCGGCCCCGCGCCGAGATCGGCGACGTACGCGCCCGTGAGCGGGCCGAGGACGGCCGGGGCCGGAGTCCTGGCCCCAGATCCAGCAGAACGATGCCGGGACGTCGCGGTCCGTTTCGGCGCGCGAGCGGCCCTAGTACTCCAGTGAGAGTTCGTGTCCTGAGCTGCGTTTTCGGTAGTGGCAGCGGCGGGCGGTGGCTTGGTGGTGTCTGCGCCAGTGGGACCAGTTCAGTGCGTGATCTCGTGGATGACCGCGAGGTCGGGGGCGGGTCCAGAGAATGTCCAGGAGCCTTCGGATCTCTGCCACGGTGAGTGCGGTGATGGTGCTGGTGGGGTCGTTTCTGCGGCCCCCTTTGCGGCCTCGTCGGCGGCGAGGCCGGCAAGGAAGGCGTGGGCCAGCATGGCGAGGGTGATGTGCCGGTACCCTTGATCTCGTCCTCGTCCACGTCGACGGGCGGACGGGAGGATCTCGGCGGGGTCGCGGATCTCGTCCGGCCACCGCATCGCGTGCAGCACCAGGGCGTCCTCGTGCACCCGCAGCAGACCCAGGCGCTCACGGCCGGACCATACGTACTTGGCAACAGCCACCTTGCTGGACCTGCCCAGCGCCTCGACCAGCAGCTTGTAGGGCTTGGCCGCCACCGTGCCGTCCGGAGTGAGGTAGTAGCCCTCGCCGATCTGGATCGGGTCGATCGGCTCCAACGGCACGAACGCGGCGATCTCGATCGCCTTCGCCGTGGGCAGCGGCAGGTTACTCAGCTCGTCATCACTGATCGGGACGACCTGGTCCTTGGCGTACTCGTAGCCCTTGCCGATCTCCGCATTCCCGACCTCGCGGTCCTCCAGCTAGCAGAACTTCCGCACCCGCACCCGGCCCATGTCCTCGAGGTGGTACTGGTGGAACTGGATCGCATGCTGCTCGGTTGCGGTGATAGGGCTCTTTGAAAATCGTCAGTGTTGCTCTTCCCTTCATTTGATTGCCTCGTGCAACTTTGTGGGGATGGTGGCGAGCAAGAGCATGGAGAGCCTGTCGGCGGAACTGTTCAGGGCCGTCGGTAGGGTTCGTCCATGGCTGTAAGACCCTCCGAGCATTGGCGTAGGGCGATCGCGGACGAGGCCCGCGCGGTCGCCGCCGGAGCTATGACTCCTGAGTCTGCGTCGTTTCTCGGTGTCTACTCAGAGAGCTTCCTGGCTGACACGGATGCCGCCCTGAAGACCTTTGAAGCCGATGTCAGGGGGCTGACGAAACCGTCGGACGAGCAGGTCTTCGCCATGATTGAGCGGGTAGTTCTGGCGCTGAACACGGTGAACGAGCAGTCCGAGACCGACACTTTCGATACCGACGAGCGAGAGCAACTGTGCCTGTTCATCGACGCGGTGTTGACAGAGCAAGGCATTGACGTTGAAGAGCTAGCCGTCCGTCGGGGCCTGAGCCGGTATGCGATTACCGACAGATGGCGCCGCTGGTGACTTGAGAAGGCAGGCAGGGCCCGCCGGCCGGAGGCCGGCGGGCCCTGAAGATGGGTGACGGTCAGGTGGTGTCCCTGCGGTCACCGGCGAGCTCGGTCAAGGAGTTCTGCGCAAAGGGATGACGTCTGGCCCGTTGGGAATGGCCGGTCGGGCCGCTTCCGGGGTGGCCAGCAGGGCGACGATCGTGATCGGCTGCTGGCAGTGGGGGCAGTTTCGGGTCGCGGCCGGCTCGAGTGGGTCCCGCTGGCTGGACGGGCGCGCGGCTCCTCGTGCTGTGGTCCTGGGCGTTTCCGGCACTGCTGGCAGGGCTTCTCCGAGTCTGAGGGCCCGCTGTTCATCGCGTTCGCGCTCGCGTCGCTTCTCTGCTTCGCGACGGCAGGTGGCCGAGCAGTAGACCTGGCGGAGGCGGGGGTTCGCCATGAAGGAGTCGCAGGTGCTGGATCGTAGAGGCAGACTCTGCGACGTCTTCGGGCAGTACGCCGAGCAGCTCCACGGGCGTGCGTCGCCCCACCAGAAGTTCCTGGCGGGGCGCGGCTTGGATGATCGGCAGGGGTGTTGTGAGTGCCATCGCCAGTGCTGCTGAAGTCACGTGCGGGTAGGGGTCGTGGTGTCCGACCCGTCCGCGAGGTGGATGACCCTCGTTGGTCATCGCAGGGCAGCGAGGGCGGTAGCGATGGCGGCGGCGAGTGTGAAGGTGGCCGTGAAGGCAACGGCGGCGCGGATTTCGCACGTAGTGCGTCACCGAAGACCCAGTAGAAAAGGCCGGTCAAGCTCGGCGGCCACAGCACCAGGCGGGCAGGCGATGGCTGAGCAGATGCTCCCCCACGACCGGCCGGTCCTACCGTGCGGGGTACCGCGCACGGGAGCACAACGAGGCCAGCATGGTCGATAGATGCCGTGATTGCACGCCACCCCGTCGCGCGGGATGCACTGGCCTGAGGGTTCGTCGCTGGGCTGCCACGTCGGGCTCGGTGGTTGAGCCCCATCGCCGGTGATGTGAGGCGTCAGTTACAGTGCCGGGCGGGGCCCGTATCGAGCGCACTCGGTACGGGCCCCGCCATGTGGTCAGCGCGTGTCAGAAGACAGACGGGAGTTTCATTGTTCGGTGCTGAGAGTGGAGCTCGACCCCGACCAAGAAGCATGACGTGCTCCACGAGATGAATCGCGCCAAGAGCCCTGGACCCATCTCCCGTTCATTCCAGCTACTCAGACTCAAAGATGCGTTCTGAGCAACGAAGCATGACCCGGCATGTACCACGGCCAGCTCAGGCGTTCCGGCAGTCGACGCCGTGAGGATGTTGTCCGTGGACAACGAGGATTGTGGAGGGGCCGCCCGGTCTTGTTGTCCGCGGACAACAAGGGTGTCCGCCACACGGCTCTGGGCCGGACGCTTCGCCCAATTTCTCCTGCTGAGGCCGGCTTTGCTTTCCAGTCGGCAATCAGCCCTTCCCCGCAGGCGTTGTGACCGCAGCGCCCGAGCCCGCGATCGGTGGCCTTCTGCCACCGATCGGAGCTCCCGCCTGCGATTGATGACGCAGCTGAACGTAACGCCGGTGACACCATCTAGGTTGGAGCCAGTGATGATGACGACCTGCTGCCGGCCACCGGTCCGGTCGCCGAGGTGACGGTGATGATGGTTGCCGCAGGTGGATGCAGGGCCCCCTACTAGGGATCATAGAATCCTCCACACTCCCATCCGTCCTCGCTGACGGAGATCACAAGCATGCATGGCTGGGCAACCGCCCCGGTGAGGGCATCGCGTAACTCGTCCGAGCTGTGGTCGAGGGTTGGGCGCCTACACCCCCAGCTGGTCAACGTCATGCTCAACTTGGTGGTGTTCCGCTCCGCCGACCAGGATCTAACCACCGCCGGCACCTACATCGAGATGGCGTCCCGCCTGGCCGAGCCCATTCTCCTGGGCCTGGCGGTCCTCGCCGTCCGCAACCGCGTCAAACGCTGACCTTCAATGGCGCCAGCAGCGCGGCAGGAGCGCGGCCCAGGTGAAGCGTAGGCGGTGGACGGGGACAGAGGGGGCCTGCTGGAGAAGTCGGGCGGTTGGCGGGAGCGACGGCACAGTGGGCGTAGCGTGCGGCAGCGATGCTGGGGGCGTGCGGACGTCGGTGGGGGCACTGGCTGCGACGGCGGTTGCCGGGATGGGCAGTTGTTGGGCGGTGGGTTGAGCGCCCCGTTGTGCGTGTTCGCGGGCGCGGCGCCGGCGGTGGCGTTCGCGGCCCTGTTCGGCACGTTGCAGGGCCGACATGGTGGCGTGGGCGGTGGCGGGACGGAAGTCGGGTCGTTTGGCGAGCGCCAGCAGCGGCTGCGGTACCAGGCCCCACCAGGTGGCCCCGTCGGTGGGGCGCGGGTGGGAGATGGTCCAGTCCCGTTTCCAGGAGGCCATGTCGCCGCTCCAGTCTTCGCCGGGCTGAGGGGTGTAGGTGCGTTGGCGGCCGCCGTAGGGGAGGAGGACGGTGTCGCCGGCGAGCCAGCCCACGGTGGCGCCGGCGGTGGCGAGCTGCCGCTGGGCGGGGGTGGGGCGCACTTTGGTGTGCGTGATCGTCTTGTCGTAGGGCTGGACGTTGATGGTGCCGGCTACGTCGCAGTGCAGCGGGTCGTCGCGGTCGAAGATCCACCAGTGGGCGGCCTTGGTGCCGTGCTGGTTGCGCGTGGCGGTGATGCGGTGTGCGACGGCGTCTGGGGTGAGCAGGCGGCGTGGTCGCTCCAGCACGATGACGTGCTCGCCGCGGCGCACGATCAGGGAGGGCGGTATTTCCCAGCGCTGCCCGGCGAGGTCGGGGTCGATGCGCAGGCTCAGGGCCGCCTGGGGCAGGACGCGCAGCAGCTGGTCGTGCAGGGCGAGCATGGTGGTGAGGTCAGCTTGGTGTGACTTTGATCGATAGATGGCGAGGGCGGGATCCCGAAGCACGAGGTCGGAGCCGTTTCGTTGATTCCTTGTTGGCGGCGCTGTTGAACGCTAGTTGGCGAGTTGTTCAGGGATGAGATGGTCGTCGTAGGCGGCGGGAGTGACGCTGCGTAGCTGGCGGTCCTGGCCGCCGATCCGAATAGGGTCGGCCAGCACAGGTTAGAGATCGTGATGGCCGTCTGCCGGAGCTTCGCCGTTCACCGGGAGCCGGTGGGCAAGCGGCTCAGCGGCTGTTTCTGAGCCTTGAGGAGCAGAGGGTCCGTCCCTTCCTGGAACGGGCGAGGGCTCTGCGCGAATGGTCTGCGAGGCTGGCAGCCGGTGGAGACGGGCTGCGGACTGGGCGGTGAGGGCTGGATGCGCGAGGCGTATCAAAAGGAGCTGGAGTCGATCAGCCAGACCGGTGGAGATGGCCAACCTGGTCGGTTCGGCCATGGGCCGAGCCACCGGCGCTCTGCTCGACGCCGATCTCCAGGCGGCGCAGAGCGCTACCTCTACTAAGGAGCAGGTCGAGGAGCTGCAGCGGGATCTGGAGGAACGGGCGATCGCAGTGCTGGCCCGCCAGCAACCGGTCGCCACGGACCTGCGGGTGGTCGTCACCTCACTGCGGATGAGCGCGGACCTTGAGCGCAGCGGCGTGCTGGCCAAGCACGTGGCCTCGGTAGTTTTGCGGCGCCATCCCCAGCACGCGGTCCCGGATGATCTGCGCCGTACCATCCTGGGGCGATCTCCGCGGCCCATGGGACCGGCAGCGGATACTCCGCCGCAGGCGCCGACGCCTCACCCTCGGCCGTGGTTGCCGCACTCCGTTCCGGCGGCGTATGGCCGCCGGTCGACGGTCGCCGTGCCTGTCGGGGCTGGCGACCGTCTCGCGCTACTGGTGCTGTCAGCGGTCGAGGAAGGCGTTCACCTCGGTGCCGAACTTGACGGCGTACTGGTCGAGGAAGCCGTGGCCGGCGTCCGGGTAGATGTGCAGCTGTGCGTGGGGGAGGTACTTGGCCAGGAGATGGGAGTTCGTGGGCGGCATCAGGATGTCGCTGTCGCCGTCGGCGACCAGGACGGGCTGGAAGAGGGCTTTCAGGCGGACCAGCTTGGACTTGTCGGGGATGCCCCAGTCGGACCACGCGGTGAGCTGGTGGTCGCGGGTGACGAGGCTGGAGGGGGCGTCGTGGTTGGTCGTGCGCTGCCCGAGGCGCTGCAGGAACTCCGTTCCGGCGGCCTGGCTGGAGGCGGTGGGCTTGAAGAACAGGAAGAGGTAGTCCTCAGGGCCGGGGTTGTCCTTCAGGGCCCGCTGCAGGATGTTGGGATCGGATGCGCGCTGATTCACTCCGCCCTGAGGGCCGGTGCCGGCCAGGACGACGCGACGGACCTGCCAGGGACGGCGCAGGGCGACCTCCTGGGCCACCTCGCCGCCGATGGA
Above is a genomic segment from Streptomyces sp. SLBN-31 containing:
- a CDS encoding class I SAM-dependent methyltransferase, whose translation is MARVDAVDASPAQTAMAADPFGQVPRLRIVGANVVAHLQAARGSYDVLYSVFGAVDFTDPRQLLPAACGALSPGGRLVFSTLAHFLSGDVAEADVVSRQIAVKTQDGEAAWMPRWVLQEQVWVKFLDEAGFADISVEEWPAGEGPRAAATLLVAARRPA
- a CDS encoding alpha/beta fold hydrolase, with translation MSSTKRRIRISRRAATALAIMSVVAAVAGAVPNMATAAGDSSRPTRHAVTQTQSTESASTAPNLRITAAGGVTYQYRRFGHPSAGSVPLVFFQHFRGTLDSWDPQLIDTIAAKREVILVDNVGVGGSTGTTPSTIQQMALDAIDFIDALKLPRYDLFGFSIGGEVAQEVALRRPWQVRRVVLAGTGPQGGVNQRASDPNILQRALKDNPGPEDYLFLFFKPTASSQAAGTEFLQRLGQRTTNHDAPSSLVTRDHQLTAWSDWGIPDKSKLVRLKALFQPVLVADGDSDILMPPTNSHLLAKYLPHAQLHIYPDAGHGFLDQYAVKFGTEVNAFLDR